Sequence from the Methanomassiliicoccales archaeon genome:
TATATCGTTTCTTATATTGACGAAAATTTTCCAATAATCGAACGAGTCGGGCGGAGAATTTTCAAAATGTGCCCGATTCGACAATTTCGGTACCTATCGAAGGATGGTTGTCCGATTCCAAACATGCAAAGTCCCGGGCCCTACTTCAGCTTGCACAGGTCCCCGCAGGCCCGGTCAAGAACATCATCCTTCTTGGCAAAGCAGAAACGGACCATGTTCTCTCCGGCATTGTCATGGTAGAATGCCCTCCCTGGCACGCTCGCGATCCCGGTCCTGTTCAGAATATACATCGCCCGATCCTTGCTATCCCCGCCTGGCACGCCGCTGACATCCGCCAGCACGTAGTAGGCACCTTCCGGGACATGAGGTTCCAGGCCGGCATCATGCAGGGTATCGCAGATCTGCTTCCTTTTCTCCTGGTATGAGCGGCAAACGCCCTCATAGTAAGATGGGGGCAGGTCCGCTATCCCCTTTGCCACCCCCACCTGCAGCGGGGACGGGGCGCAGACATATACCAGATCGTTGACATATCCGATCATTCTGGCCCATTCCTCTTGAGCCACGCAATATCCGATACGCCATCCCGTGATGCTGAACGTTTTTGAGTATCCCGAGATGGTTATCGTCCGGTCGGCGATCTTCGGAAGGGAACCCGGGGAAACGTGCTTCTTTCCGTCATATACAAAATACTCATAGATCTCGTCCGTGAAAATGAAGATGTCCTTCTCCACCGCGAAATCGGCCAGCTGGTCGATCTCTTCCCTTGTGAACACCTTTCCGGAGGGGTTGCCGGGGGTGTTGATGATCACGCCCTTCGTGCGGTCGGTCACCAGCGGCTCGAGCAGGTCCGTGCTGAAGCGCCAATCCGGCGGGTCTAGACGGGCAAAGACCGGGACCGCCCCGACAGCCAGCAGGGTATTTACATGGTATCCATAGTATGGCTCGATGACGATCACCTCGTCACCGGGGTTCAGGAGCGCCATGCAGGTGCAGTAGAAGGCACCGGTCGCCCCGGCAGAGACGATTACGTTCTCCTCCGGGTCGGTTGCGATACCGTTGTAGCTAGTGATCTTTTTAGCAAGCGCCTCACGGATGACCGGCAGGCCGTCGTATCGGGTGTAGAGGTTGAACCCCTGCCTCATCCCCTCCGCCGCTCCGTTGATGACCTGGACAGGAACCTCCAGATCGCAGACCCCCTGAGCCAGGTTGATGCCTTTGATCCTATTGCATTCTATGGTCATGTTCCTGATCTCCGACTGGACAATTAGCTTGGAACGGTCGCTGACTCTCAGGTTCATCCTAACACTCGGCCCTCAGATTGACTGAATCGATATTAAATGGATTTCGAGGCCTATATGGAGACAAACGATACGGCCTCGAATGGCACATCCTCACAAAAGCCGGGAAAATGGGTGACTCATTTCTTATGATCATAGATCAGCGAGCGCATCTCGGCGGTCGCCCTGGAGATGTCCTTCTGGCCTACCACTGCTGAGATAACGGCCACGCCGTCCGCTCCCGCCTCCATGACCTGATGGACGTTGGTCTTGCTGATCCCGCCTATCGCGATCACCGGTATCGAGATCGCCGACTTGATCTCCCTGAACCTTTCCAGACCTTTTCCGGGACCTGCATCGTGCTTGGTAGGGGTGTCGAAGATGGGGCTGAGAGCGAGGTAGTCCGCCCCTTCAGATTCCGCTATCAGCGCCTCTTGTACGCTCTTCACCGACATCCCGATCATGAATCCTTTGGGCGATATCCTTCTGGCAAATGGCAATGGCAGGTCCTCCTGTCCCAGATGAACGCCGTCCGCCCCACAGGCCAAGGCGAGGTCCAGGCGGTCGTTGATGATGAAGGAGATGCCGGAAGATCGGGTTATCTCGCCTATCTGCAGCGCGATCGACATCAGGTCCTTCTCGGTGCGGGCCTTGTCCCTCAGCTGGATGACATCCGCCCCTCCCTCTGCGACCTTTCTCGCTATCTCGACATGGCTGAGGCCGTGGGACACACCCTCGTCGGTAATGACATAAAGACCCAAGTTCATCTAATCGGACCTCACTCTCGACCTTAGGGTGATGGCTTCAGGGGTCAACGACGCGGTCTCGTCGAGCAGCGCCACCTTGAACGAGGACGGGGCTGAGGACCTCAGGGCCGCGTTCTCGCCGGCGATGCCGAATGCGGCAAGCGCCGCCACCGAGCCCAGCGTAAGGTCCTGCGAAACCGCGGCAAAGGCGGCGACGATGGAGGTGGCCATGCATCCGGTCCCGGATATCTTTCCCATGAGCTCATGGCCGTTATCGATCATATAGGTGGATTCTCCGTTGCTCACTATGTCGGTCTTGCCGCTTATTATGACGATGCTGCCGGAAGACCTTGCCAGCTCCCTCGCTATAACCTGCGGGTCACCGTTGAGACCTTCGGAATCGACACCGCGGACGGTGCCGCCGGTCCCGGCCAGCACGCCTATCTCCCCGGCGTTGCCTTTTATGATGGTGATGTTCAACCGGTCCATCAGCATCCGCACCGCCTCCGTCCTGTACCTGGTGGCCCCGGCCCCGACCGGATCGAGCACGATCGGTATCCCGCGATCGTTGGCCGTCTTTCCGGCCATCAGCATCGACTTCACCTGGTTGTTGTTGAGAGTGCCGATGTTGAGAACCAGCGAACCGGCCATCGAGACCATCTCTTCGACCTCCTGCGGGGCATCGGCCATGACCGGGGCGCCTCCTATGCAGAGCGTGATGTTGGCACAATCGTTTACAGTGACATAGTTGGTGATATGGTGAACTAGGGGACGCTTGTTCCTCAACGAAACGAATGCCTCGGAAAGCTGCTGGTTATCCATGATCTTGCCTCAGATACCCTATTTCCGGGGATGGGCTTTAACCTATTATTAACCATTTCAAAAAAGTTAGGGCTCTCTGTCCTTGTTATGTTCCATGACCGGGTCATTTGCCATATCGATCTCGATCATCCATCACGGAAATGAATGCGCTTCCACCCTGGCATACTATGCTATGGATCATTCCGTCGAACTCTCATCATATCCCTTCTCTCCGCTCTCGGTCAGGTCCATGCCGATCTTCTCCTCGGTCTCGGTGACACGGAAACCCACGATCAGGTCCACCGCCTTGACTATCGCGTAGGTGACCAACATCGAATAG
This genomic interval carries:
- a CDS encoding pyridoxal phosphate-dependent aminotransferase, with the protein product MNLRVSDRSKLIVQSEIRNMTIECNRIKGINLAQGVCDLEVPVQVINGAAEGMRQGFNLYTRYDGLPVIREALAKKITSYNGIATDPEENVIVSAGATGAFYCTCMALLNPGDEVIVIEPYYGYHVNTLLAVGAVPVFARLDPPDWRFSTDLLEPLVTDRTKGVIINTPGNPSGKVFTREEIDQLADFAVEKDIFIFTDEIYEYFVYDGKKHVSPGSLPKIADRTITISGYSKTFSITGWRIGYCVAQEEWARMIGYVNDLVYVCAPSPLQVGVAKGIADLPPSYYEGVCRSYQEKRKQICDTLHDAGLEPHVPEGAYYVLADVSGVPGGDSKDRAMYILNRTGIASVPGRAFYHDNAGENMVRFCFAKKDDVLDRACGDLCKLK
- the thiE gene encoding thiamine phosphate synthase; the protein is MNLGLYVITDEGVSHGLSHVEIARKVAEGGADVIQLRDKARTEKDLMSIALQIGEITRSSGISFIINDRLDLALACGADGVHLGQEDLPLPFARRISPKGFMIGMSVKSVQEALIAESEGADYLALSPIFDTPTKHDAGPGKGLERFREIKSAISIPVIAIGGISKTNVHQVMEAGADGVAVISAVVGQKDISRATAEMRSLIYDHKK
- the thiM gene encoding hydroxyethylthiazole kinase, which gives rise to MDNQQLSEAFVSLRNKRPLVHHITNYVTVNDCANITLCIGGAPVMADAPQEVEEMVSMAGSLVLNIGTLNNNQVKSMLMAGKTANDRGIPIVLDPVGAGATRYRTEAVRMLMDRLNITIIKGNAGEIGVLAGTGGTVRGVDSEGLNGDPQVIARELARSSGSIVIISGKTDIVSNGESTYMIDNGHELMGKISGTGCMATSIVAAFAAVSQDLTLGSVAALAAFGIAGENAALRSSAPSSFKVALLDETASLTPEAITLRSRVRSD